A genomic stretch from Aedes albopictus strain Foshan chromosome 2, AalbF5, whole genome shotgun sequence includes:
- the LOC109423686 gene encoding uncharacterized protein LOC109423686, whose amino-acid sequence MDSCVKVFLAVALVTHPLFAIGQENGINFAFQKPLPDGIFSDPNPGTDPKTNQQYGEYVKQLTRFDDWVTGQRHVRDPQEILPDDEFNDPNPHTDPNNPAFKDYVKVLTRFDSWVTGQVVPIPADPTTDALHQDVGPDGDEALQRSNISPDQDTTENQQSGQVGFPDYAPPGPVSQAFKDYAKVLTRFDPWVTGQTVPIPADPATDALHQKFRRSVISREQYFADKFEDRTPINPAASSSYNDFVKKLKRFDPSITGHRVPIPRDPLTDRLHQIRKRSTLIGYRNQA is encoded by the exons gtattccttgcTGTTGCTCTAGTGACCCACCCACTGTTTGCGATTGGCCAAGAAAATGGAATCAACTTTGCATTTCAAAAACCACTACCAGACGGTATATTCAGCGATCCTAATCCGGGAACCGATCCCAAAACAAACCAACAATATGGCGAATATGTGAAACAATTGACAAGATTTGATGATTGGGTTACGGGGCAAAGGCATGTTCGCgacccccaggaaatccttccggacGACGAGTTTAATGATCCCAATCCACATACCGATCCAAACAACCCGGCATTCAAAGATTACGTCAAGGTACTGACTAGATTCGACTCATGGGTGACCGGACAAGTTGTGCCTATTCCAGCGGACCCAACAACGGATGCTTTACACCAGGATGTGGGCCCGGATGGCGACGAAGCGCTACAAAGATCGAACATATCGCCAGACCAGGATACAACAGAAAATCAGCAGTCGGGACAAGTTGGATTCCCCGATTACGCTCCACCCGGTCCGGTTAGTCAAGCATTCAAGGACTACGCCAAGGTGCTGACGCGTTTCGATCCATGGGTCACCGGTCAGACAGTTCCAATTCCGGCGGATCCTGCTACTGACGCACTTCATCAGAAGTTCCGTCGTTCGGTAATAAGTCGCGAACAGTACTTTGCCGATAAATTCGAGGATCGTACCCCCATAAACCCTGCCGCAAGTTCCTCATACAATGATTTTGTAAAAAAGCTGAAGCGTTTCGACCCGTCGATTACTGGCCATAGGGTGCCCATTCCTAGAGATCCGCTCACTGATCGTCTACATCAAATCAGAAAACGTTCAACGCTAATCG GCTACCGGAATCAAGCATGA